From the genome of Streptococcus oralis:
GGAATCATCTTTTTCAAGAATGGCAAGGATGAGAAATTTTATTAAAGCTGAGGATGTAGGGAAATACATGAACCACCTCCTTATGTAAAAAAAATATATATAATTAATTTATATATAGCTTACCTTCTTTTAGAATAATTGTCAAGTATGATATATAAAAAAAATATATAATTCAACAAAATAGTTTGTAATGATATTACGCAAAAACATATCTACTATAAAATAAGAAGTAGTACATCGATTAAGAATGGGAAAGAAAGCTTATTGAGAATGATTAATATGAAAGCTTCTTTGATGATAAAAGGGAAAAATATTTTCATATCTATTGACTTTTAATAGTAAAATTTGGTATGATAGTAGACGGTATTGTTTACCCCATTTGTAAGGCCCCGGAACCTTTCAAATACCCCGCGGACCGGAACATCCGCCCAGTAAACAAAAACGATATTCATATAGGAGAAATCATGAACAAAACTACATTCATGGCTAAACCAGGCCAAGTAGAACGCAAATGGTACGTTGTTGACGCAACTGATGTACCTCTTGGACGCCTTTCAGCAGTTGTTGCTAGCGTACTTCGCGGAAAAAACAAACCAACATTCACACCACACACTGATACAGGTGACTTCGTAATCGTTATCAATGCTGAAAAAGTTAAATTGACTGGTAAAAAAGCAACTGATAAGATCTACTACACTCACTCAAACCACCCAGGTGGATTGAAACAAATCTCTGCTGGTGAACTTCGTTCTAAAAATGCAGTACGTTTGATCGAAAAATCAGTTAAAGGTATGCTTCCACACAATACTCTTGGCCGCGCTCAAGGTATGAAATTGAAAGTATTCGTTGGAGCTGAGCACACTCACGCTGCACAACAACCAGAAGTTCTTGATATTTCAGGACTTATCTAAGGAAAGGAACAATAAAGTATGTCACAAGCACAATATGCAGGTACTGGACGTCGTAAAAACGCTGTTGCACGCGTTCGCCTTGTTCCAGGAACTGGTAAAATCACTGTTAACAAAAAAGATGTTGAAGAGTAC
Proteins encoded in this window:
- the rplM gene encoding 50S ribosomal protein L13 — protein: MNKTTFMAKPGQVERKWYVVDATDVPLGRLSAVVASVLRGKNKPTFTPHTDTGDFVIVINAEKVKLTGKKATDKIYYTHSNHPGGLKQISAGELRSKNAVRLIEKSVKGMLPHNTLGRAQGMKLKVFVGAEHTHAAQQPEVLDISGLI